A stretch of Lysinibacillus agricola DNA encodes these proteins:
- a CDS encoding antibiotic resistance protein VanZ: MFYGTRWFYKILYFITAMSPAYFLFLLQLDDKFQHPFKMNWNIKIVTIDINVYWWCGLLFIILFFLTWFLRFLLTQQYINSSTNQVLPGNRKSFEESELEEINGNTMSFLLGNIIPAVLIIEGNLYGAIIVFIVIQILIYTLIMKSTDIFPNIALVILGINLCKTKDSKYVFTFKSKKFIDFKVYQLGEPTKSKIYITMYKK, translated from the coding sequence TTGTTTTATGGAACGAGATGGTTTTATAAAATTTTATACTTTATAACGGCGATGTCACCTGCATATTTTTTATTTTTATTACAACTTGATGATAAATTTCAACATCCCTTTAAGATGAATTGGAATATCAAGATAGTGACGATAGATATAAATGTTTATTGGTGGTGTGGACTTTTATTTATTATTTTGTTTTTTTTAACATGGTTTCTTAGATTCTTGTTAACCCAACAATATATAAATTCTTCTACAAATCAGGTCCTACCTGGTAACAGGAAATCATTTGAAGAAAGTGAACTAGAAGAAATAAACGGGAATACAATGTCGTTTTTACTAGGTAATATAATTCCAGCTGTATTAATAATAGAAGGTAACTTATATGGAGCGATAATTGTTTTTATAGTAATTCAAATTTTGATTTACACTTTAATAATGAAAAGTACAGATATATTTCCTAATATCGCTCTCGTTATTCTAGGAATAAATCTATGTAAGACAAAAGATAGCAAATATGTTTTTACCTTTAAATCAAAAAAATTTATAGATTTTAAGGTATATCAACTAGGAGAACCAACGAAATCAAAGATATATATAACGATGTATAAGAAGTGA
- a CDS encoding LapA family protein: MKKQWNLILALIVVLIIAVFSVINVDMVTVNYLFGKAEWPLILVIIGSVLLGALLAGLISMMKFYQLQRASKKAGDEIDQHS; the protein is encoded by the coding sequence ATGAAAAAGCAATGGAACTTAATATTAGCTCTAATTGTGGTCTTAATTATCGCGGTTTTTTCAGTTATCAATGTTGACATGGTAACGGTTAATTATTTATTTGGAAAAGCTGAGTGGCCATTGATCCTCGTCATTATTGGGTCAGTCCTATTGGGAGCCCTATTAGCGGGATTAATTAGTATGATGAAATTTTATCAACTTCAAAGAGCATCGAAAAAAGCAGGAGATGAAATAGATCAACATTCTTAA
- a CDS encoding SDR family oxidoreductase produces MSKLAGKIALVTGSSRGIGRSIALRLAQEGAFVVVHYGKRRNEAEAVVHQIEQSGGNACAIGADLSTLDGIQDLFTTLDDTIREYMGGDGFDILVNNAGIGQIISLEETTEESFDEVMKINVKAPLFVTQQALPRLKDGGRIINISSFVTRAASPSVFTYSMSKGAIDTFTRLLAKQLGSRNITVNAIQPGIINTEMNAETLENLDGQKYAAGLSIFNRWGEPEDVADIAAFLASSDSRWVTGQLLDASGGSHL; encoded by the coding sequence ATGAGTAAGTTAGCAGGCAAAATAGCTTTAGTTACAGGATCAAGTCGAGGAATTGGCCGCAGTATTGCATTGCGTCTGGCACAAGAGGGAGCCTTTGTCGTCGTTCATTACGGGAAAAGACGTAATGAGGCAGAAGCAGTTGTTCACCAAATCGAGCAAAGCGGAGGAAATGCTTGCGCGATTGGTGCGGACCTTAGTACTTTAGATGGTATTCAAGATTTATTTACTACTTTGGATGACACTATTCGGGAATATATGGGCGGTGACGGATTCGATATTCTTGTCAACAATGCTGGAATTGGTCAAATTATCAGTTTAGAAGAGACGACGGAAGAATCATTTGACGAGGTAATGAAGATTAATGTTAAAGCACCACTTTTTGTTACTCAACAAGCTTTGCCACGTTTAAAAGATGGAGGACGCATTATTAATATTTCATCTTTTGTAACACGTGCAGCTTCTCCAAGTGTCTTCACGTACAGTATGTCCAAAGGTGCTATCGACACATTTACGCGTCTTCTAGCCAAACAACTAGGGAGCCGTAATATTACGGTAAACGCCATCCAGCCTGGAATTATTAATACAGAGATGAATGCTGAGACTTTGGAAAACCTTGATGGACAAAAATATGCGGCTGGTCTTTCAATCTTCAACAGATGGGGAGAACCCGAGGATGTGGCAGATATTGCCGCCTTTCTCGCTTCCTCAGACAGCCGTTGGGTAACTGGTCAATTGCTCGATGCAAGTGGCGGATCTCATCTATAG